A genomic stretch from Bradyrhizobium sp. 195 includes:
- a CDS encoding rhodanese-like domain-containing protein has translation MPTSVKQMLEAANAAIPKITSEQAAEMIKSGNTLVVDVRDAPEVAASGKIEGAVHVSRGMLEFRADPESPYHDKAFDRSKSVILYCASGGRSALAGKLLKDMGYEKVYNVGGFKDWTGAVEK, from the coding sequence ATGCCGACCAGCGTCAAGCAAATGCTCGAAGCCGCCAACGCAGCGATCCCCAAGATCACGTCGGAACAGGCGGCGGAGATGATCAAGAGCGGCAACACGCTGGTGGTCGACGTTCGTGATGCGCCGGAGGTCGCCGCCAGCGGCAAGATCGAAGGCGCAGTGCATGTGTCGCGGGGGATGCTGGAGTTTCGCGCGGATCCGGAATCGCCCTATCACGACAAGGCGTTCGACAGGAGCAAGAGCGTGATCCTTTACTGCGCGTCCGGCGGCAGGTCGGCGCTGGCCGGCAAGCTACTGAAGGATATGGGCTACGAGAAGGTCTACAATGTCGGCGGCTTCAAGGACTGGACGGGCGCGGTCGAGAAATAG
- a CDS encoding efflux RND transporter permease subunit produces the protein MKRFNLSAWAVSHPTLVLFLMLMLGVAGFFSYEKLGRAEDPFFTVKVVNVSVLWPGATAQEMQAQVADPIEKKIQELPYFEKVQTYSKPGFAALQVTFRDDTPPKDVPHLFYLLRKKLIDVQGQLPSGILGPVVNDEFSDVDSILYMMTGDGADYAQLKKVSEGFRQRLLKVPGVTKVDVYGNQDERIFVEFSHAKLATLGITPQALFDSLAKQNNVTPAGTVETSSQRVPLRVTGALDGAKAVAETPVESNGRVFRLGDIATVTHGYVDPPSFVVRQEGKAAIGIGLVTAKGANILELGKEVEKATAEFMKAVPQGIDVKQIADQPKVVEHAVGEFVHSFMEALVIVLFVSFLALGWRTGIVVALSVPLVLGIVFIVMNMMSLDLHRITLGALIIALGLLVDDAIIAVEMMVVKMEQGWDRMRAASFAWESTAFPMLTGTLVTAAGFLPIGFANSAVGEYAGSIFWIVAIALVASWFVAVIFTPYIGVKLLPQMKVHQNHDPHAVYETRMYRGLRAVVQWCVNHRITVVAATVGVFVASVVGFGQVQQQFFPLSERPELFLQLRLPEGTAFNVTEKAVKQAETLLKDDKDIETYTAYVGQGSPRFWLGLNPQLPNEAFAEIVIVAKGVEARERVKAKIENAVADGMLTEARVRVDRFNFGPPVGFPVQFRVIGPDANKVREIAYQVRDVMRQNKNVKDVQLDWNEQSPYLKLVVDQDRARAMGLTPQEVSQALAMLISGAQVTTIRDGIEKVAVVARAIPSERLDLGGVGDLTITSRNGVAVPLQQIARIEYSHEDPIMWRRNRDMAITVRSDVVDDVQAPDVTSQITPKLQPIIDHLEPAYRIEPGGAFEESAKGNASIFVLFPLMVMVMLTLLMIQLQSFSRLILVFLTAPLGIVGASLGLNVANAPFGFVALLGLIALAGMIMRNTVILVDQIETDVSHGLTRREAIVEATVRRARPVVLTALAAILAMIPLSRSAFWGPMAITIMGGLFVATFLTLLYLPGLYALWFRKSLDEAGTPEQPAAQQHGSDDPHAIPLAEKQR, from the coding sequence ATGAAGCGCTTCAACCTTTCGGCCTGGGCCGTCAGCCATCCGACGCTGGTCCTGTTCCTGATGCTGATGCTCGGCGTCGCCGGCTTCTTCTCCTATGAGAAGCTCGGCCGGGCCGAGGATCCGTTCTTCACGGTGAAGGTGGTCAACGTCTCCGTGCTTTGGCCCGGCGCGACCGCGCAGGAGATGCAGGCCCAGGTCGCCGACCCCATCGAGAAGAAGATCCAGGAGCTGCCTTATTTCGAGAAGGTGCAGACCTATTCCAAGCCGGGCTTCGCCGCGCTCCAGGTGACCTTCCGCGACGATACGCCGCCGAAGGACGTGCCCCATCTCTTCTATCTGCTGCGCAAGAAGCTGATCGACGTACAGGGCCAGCTGCCGTCGGGCATCCTCGGGCCAGTCGTCAATGACGAGTTCTCCGACGTCGACTCCATCCTCTACATGATGACCGGCGACGGCGCCGACTATGCCCAGCTCAAGAAAGTCTCCGAAGGCTTTCGCCAGCGTCTGCTGAAGGTGCCGGGGGTGACCAAGGTCGACGTCTACGGCAATCAGGACGAGCGCATCTTCGTCGAGTTCAGCCACGCCAAGCTCGCGACTCTCGGCATCACGCCGCAGGCGCTGTTCGATTCGCTCGCCAAGCAGAACAACGTGACGCCCGCCGGCACGGTCGAGACCTCCTCGCAGCGCGTTCCGCTGCGCGTCACCGGCGCGCTCGACGGCGCCAAGGCCGTCGCCGAAACCCCGGTCGAGAGCAACGGTCGCGTGTTCCGCCTCGGCGATATCGCCACCGTCACTCACGGCTATGTCGATCCGCCGAGCTTCGTCGTCCGCCAGGAAGGCAAGGCCGCGATCGGCATCGGCCTCGTCACCGCCAAAGGCGCCAACATTCTCGAGCTCGGCAAGGAGGTCGAGAAGGCGACCGCGGAGTTCATGAAGGCGGTGCCGCAGGGCATCGACGTCAAGCAGATCGCCGACCAGCCGAAGGTGGTCGAGCATGCCGTCGGCGAGTTCGTGCATTCGTTCATGGAAGCGCTCGTCATCGTGCTGTTCGTCTCGTTCCTGGCGCTGGGCTGGCGCACCGGCATCGTGGTCGCGCTCTCCGTGCCGCTGGTGCTCGGCATCGTCTTCATCGTGATGAACATGATGTCGCTCGACCTGCACCGCATCACGCTGGGTGCGCTGATCATCGCGCTCGGCCTGCTCGTCGACGACGCCATCATCGCAGTCGAGATGATGGTGGTGAAGATGGAGCAGGGCTGGGACCGCATGCGCGCGGCGTCATTTGCCTGGGAATCGACTGCGTTTCCGATGCTCACGGGAACGCTGGTCACGGCCGCTGGCTTCCTCCCCATCGGCTTTGCCAATTCCGCGGTCGGCGAATACGCCGGCAGCATCTTCTGGATCGTGGCGATCGCGCTGGTTGCCTCCTGGTTCGTGGCGGTGATCTTCACGCCCTATATCGGCGTCAAGCTGCTGCCCCAGATGAAGGTGCATCAGAACCACGATCCGCACGCGGTCTACGAGACCCGCATGTACAGAGGCTTGCGCGCGGTCGTGCAATGGTGCGTCAATCACCGCATCACCGTGGTGGCCGCGACCGTCGGCGTCTTCGTCGCCTCGGTCGTCGGCTTCGGTCAGGTCCAGCAGCAGTTCTTCCCACTGTCGGAGCGGCCCGAGTTGTTCCTCCAACTGCGTCTGCCCGAGGGCACCGCCTTCAACGTCACCGAAAAGGCGGTGAAGCAGGCAGAGACGCTGCTCAAGGACGACAAGGACATCGAGACCTATACCGCCTATGTCGGCCAGGGCTCACCGCGCTTCTGGCTCGGCCTCAATCCGCAGCTGCCGAACGAGGCCTTTGCCGAGATCGTCATCGTCGCCAAGGGCGTCGAGGCGCGCGAGCGGGTCAAGGCCAAGATCGAGAACGCGGTCGCCGACGGCATGCTGACCGAGGCGCGCGTGCGCGTCGACCGCTTCAATTTCGGCCCGCCCGTCGGCTTCCCCGTGCAGTTCCGTGTGATCGGCCCCGACGCCAACAAGGTGCGCGAGATCGCCTACCAGGTTCGCGACGTCATGCGGCAGAACAAGAACGTCAAGGACGTCCAGCTCGACTGGAACGAGCAGTCGCCTTATCTCAAGCTTGTCGTCGACCAGGATCGTGCCCGTGCCATGGGCCTGACCCCGCAGGAGGTCTCACAGGCGCTCGCGATGCTGATCTCGGGCGCGCAGGTTACGACCATCCGCGACGGCATCGAGAAGGTGGCCGTGGTCGCGCGCGCAATTCCGTCCGAACGGCTCGACCTCGGCGGCGTCGGTGATCTCACCATCACCTCGCGCAATGGCGTGGCCGTGCCGCTGCAGCAGATCGCCAGGATCGAGTACTCTCACGAGGACCCGATTATGTGGCGACGCAACCGCGACATGGCCATCACCGTGCGCTCGGACGTCGTCGACGACGTGCAGGCGCCTGATGTCACCAGCCAGATCACGCCGAAGCTCCAGCCGATCATTGACCACCTCGAGCCGGCCTACCGGATCGAGCCGGGCGGCGCGTTCGAGGAATCCGCCAAGGGCAACGCCTCGATCTTCGTCCTCTTCCCGCTGATGGTCATGGTGATGCTGACGCTGCTGATGATCCAGCTCCAGAGCTTCTCGCGCCTGATCCTGGTGTTCCTCACCGCGCCGCTCGGCATCGTCGGCGCTTCCCTCGGGCTCAACGTCGCCAACGCCCCGTTCGGCTTCGTGGCGCTGCTCGGCCTGATCGCGCTCGCCGGCATGATCATGCGCAACACGGTCATCCTGGTCGATCAGATTGAGACCGATGTTTCGCACGGCCTCACCAGGCGCGAGGCGATCGTTGAGGCGACCGTCCGCCGCGCCCGTCCGGTGGTGCTGACTGCACTCGCCGCTATCCTCGCCATGATCCCGCTGTCGCGCTCGGCCTTCTGGGGTCCGATGGCGATCACCATCATGGGCGGCCTGTTCGTCGCGACGTTCCTGACGCTGCTGTACCTGCCCGGCCTCTACGCCCTCTGGTTCAGGAAGAGCCTGGACGAGGCCGGCACGCCCGAGCAGCCTGCCGCGCAGCAGCATGGGAGTGATGACCCCCACGCAATTCCGCTTGCTGAGAAGCAACGCTGA
- a CDS encoding universal stress protein produces the protein MYANILLSTDGSDVARKGVEHGITLAKALNARLTIITVTEALPVDYGSGHASGWIPTQEETDSFDAACKARAGKVLDDARAMSEQIGTPAELLHVPNAHPATAIIETAKSRGCDLIVMASHGRRGLRKLFLGSQTSEVLVDGSVPVLVVPKPA, from the coding sequence ATGTACGCCAACATTCTCTTGAGCACGGATGGATCGGACGTCGCGAGAAAAGGCGTCGAGCATGGCATCACCCTGGCGAAGGCCTTGAACGCCAGGCTGACGATCATCACCGTGACGGAAGCGCTGCCGGTCGACTATGGCAGCGGACACGCCTCGGGATGGATTCCGACCCAGGAAGAGACCGACAGTTTTGACGCAGCCTGCAAGGCCCGTGCGGGCAAGGTGCTCGATGACGCGCGCGCGATGTCGGAGCAGATCGGCACGCCTGCAGAACTCCTGCATGTTCCGAATGCGCACCCGGCGACTGCGATTATCGAAACGGCCAAGTCCAGGGGATGCGACCTGATCGTCATGGCCTCTCATGGGCGTCGCGGCCTCAGGAAGCTGTTTCTGGGCAGCCAGACATCCGAGGTCCTGGTGGACGGAAGCGTGCCGGTGCTGGTGGTGCCGAAGCCGGCATGA
- the ku gene encoding non-homologous end joining protein Ku, producing MAPRANWKGFLRLSLVTCPVALYPATSESEKISFNQLNRQTGHRIKYVKVDVDTGDEVPNEDIVKGYELEKGQYIEVSKDELEEIALESTRTIEIDEFVARSDIDPRYLIRPYYIRPDGKVGHDAFAVIRETIREMDKVAIGRVVLTNREHIIALEPMDKGLVGTLLRYPYEVRSEQEYFDDIQDVKVTKDMLDLARHIVNQKAGRFEPGKFEDHYETALVDLINQKRAGKIIQPKDRPKGENVVDLMEALRRSVGKEAAPAKADKPAKKPKKTAAGQKEMLMPIAGKKQPKEAATKKPAAGARRKSA from the coding sequence ATGGCCCCGCGCGCCAATTGGAAAGGCTTCCTGAGACTGTCCCTCGTCACCTGTCCCGTGGCGCTTTATCCGGCCACATCGGAGAGCGAGAAGATTTCATTCAACCAGCTCAACCGGCAGACCGGCCACCGCATCAAATATGTGAAGGTGGACGTGGATACCGGCGACGAGGTGCCGAACGAGGACATCGTCAAGGGCTACGAGCTCGAGAAGGGCCAGTACATCGAGGTCTCAAAGGACGAGCTGGAGGAGATCGCGCTCGAGTCCACCCGCACCATCGAGATCGACGAGTTCGTCGCCAGGTCCGACATCGACCCGCGCTACCTGATCCGCCCCTACTACATCCGGCCGGACGGCAAGGTCGGCCACGACGCCTTCGCGGTGATCCGCGAGACCATCCGCGAGATGGACAAGGTCGCGATCGGGCGTGTGGTGCTGACCAACCGCGAGCATATCATCGCGCTGGAGCCGATGGACAAGGGCCTCGTCGGCACCTTGCTGCGCTACCCCTACGAGGTGCGCAGCGAGCAGGAATATTTCGACGATATCCAGGACGTGAAGGTCACCAAGGACATGCTCGATCTCGCAAGGCACATCGTCAATCAGAAGGCCGGACGCTTTGAGCCGGGCAAGTTCGAGGATCACTATGAGACTGCGCTGGTCGACCTGATCAACCAGAAGCGCGCCGGGAAGATCATCCAGCCGAAGGACCGGCCGAAGGGCGAGAACGTCGTCGACCTCATGGAGGCGCTGCGGCGGAGCGTCGGCAAGGAAGCCGCGCCTGCGAAGGCGGACAAACCCGCCAAGAAGCCGAAGAAGACGGCGGCAGGCCAGAAGGAGATGCTGATGCCGATCGCTGGCAAGAAGCAACCAAAGGAAGCGGCGACGAAAAAGCCGGCCGCGGGGGCGCGGCGGAAGTCGGCTTGA